The SAR202 cluster bacterium genome contains a region encoding:
- a CDS encoding YjbQ family protein, with protein sequence MTETREVRQMKVSEASFKTCLTKLYVESTTAPEFIDITDRVAEFVKSSRIQNGFALVFSRHTTAAITIQENEPLLLIDMASALERFSPKNTHYRHNDFSVRTVHMHEDECPNGHSHCQHLVLGSSENIPVVDGTMALGQWQRIFMVELDDEKGTDREILVQVMGV encoded by the coding sequence ATGACGGAAACAAGAGAGGTTCGACAAATGAAGGTGAGCGAGGCGTCTTTCAAGACTTGCCTTACCAAGCTGTACGTGGAGTCTACGACCGCCCCCGAGTTTATTGACATCACCGACCGCGTGGCGGAATTCGTTAAGAGCTCCCGCATACAGAATGGCTTCGCTCTTGTCTTTTCCCGGCACACCACAGCCGCCATCACCATCCAGGAGAACGAGCCTCTCCTGCTGATCGATATGGCCAGCGCGCTTGAGCGGTTCTCGCCCAAAAACACGCACTATCGCCACAACGACTTCTCGGTACGCACCGTTCACATGCACGAGGACGAGTGCCCCAACGGCCATTCCCATTGTCAGCACCTGGTGCTCGGCAGCAGCGAGAACATCCCCGTCGTGGACGGCACCATGGCGCTGGGACAGTGGCAGCGCATCTTCATGGTTGAGCTCGACGACGAGAAGGGCACGGACCGCGAGATTCTCGTCCAGGTAATGGGCGTATAG
- a CDS encoding phytoene/squalene synthase family protein, translating into MAATELDLAYDHCRRMTRTQAKNFYYAFRTLPLPKRQAIYAVYAFCRLCDDIADEPNSIEEKRRLLAGVRSSLQAMSSVQTGDRVFAALSHAATEFGIPVEYLEEVVEGVEMDLTRSRYQTFDDLWTYCYKVASVAGLISIEIFGYTGEEARQRAIDLGIAMQLTNILRDLKEDAARDRIYIPQDELAGAGYSEAELKRGVMNAGYRRLMSMQVVRAREYFAKGRDLLPMVSARSRACPEMLSEVYTRILDRIEASGYDVFSRRIGLSKPEKLAMTVKLWAASYLPGRR; encoded by the coding sequence ATGGCTGCGACTGAGCTTGACCTGGCCTACGACCATTGCCGTCGGATGACACGGACCCAGGCCAAGAACTTCTACTACGCGTTCCGCACCCTTCCCCTTCCGAAGCGGCAGGCCATTTATGCCGTGTACGCGTTCTGCCGCCTGTGCGACGACATCGCGGACGAGCCCAACTCCATTGAAGAAAAGCGCCGGCTCCTGGCCGGCGTCCGCTCCAGCCTCCAGGCCATGTCCTCCGTACAGACGGGCGACCGCGTCTTCGCTGCCCTCTCTCACGCCGCCACAGAGTTCGGGATACCCGTCGAGTACCTGGAGGAGGTGGTGGAAGGCGTCGAGATGGACCTCACCAGGAGCCGTTACCAGACCTTCGACGATCTGTGGACGTACTGCTACAAGGTGGCCTCGGTAGCGGGGTTGATCTCGATAGAGATCTTCGGCTACACGGGCGAGGAAGCCCGTCAGCGGGCCATCGACCTCGGAATAGCTATGCAGCTCACGAATATCCTTCGCGACCTGAAAGAGGATGCGGCCCGCGACCGCATCTACATCCCACAGGACGAGCTTGCAGGCGCAGGCTACAGCGAGGCCGAGCTAAAACGCGGCGTGATGAATGCGGGTTACCGCCGCCTGATGTCGATGCAGGTGGTCCGGGCGCGCGAATACTTCGCGAAGGGGCGCGACCTGCTACCGATGGTATCGGCGAGGTCACGGGCGTGCCCAGAGATGCTCTCCGAGGTATACACACGGATTCTCGACAGGATTGAGGCGTCAGGCTACGACGTCTTCTCACGCCGGATAGGCCTCAGCAAGCCGGAAAAGCTGGCGATGACCGTGAAACTCTGGGCCGCCAGCTACCTGCCGGGACGGCGCTAG
- a CDS encoding hydroxyacid dehydrogenase: protein MVNSAMVTSAGKPRALVLAPFSRVSLERLKDVAEVTYESWLDTRAIQDPEALGRRLADENASLLIIESDFVFEETLHLAPCLRFIGLCRGSLHHHIDIEAATRAGVLVVNTPGRNAQAVAEHAMALMFALARRVPQSDRYVKGGEWRDPAGAYASLRGVELAGATLGIIGLGAIGKRLATMALAIGMRTVAHDPYVKDAPGNVELLSLDEVLKRADFISIHVPGTPPTEGLIDDRRLALMKPTAYLVNLSDAGVVSLWGLVEALRGNRIAGAAMDVFETHPIAPDSPLLSLDNVVLTPHIGGATGETIERHSEMVVSDIVRFLAGKRPVNLVNPEVWKRL, encoded by the coding sequence ATGGTCAATTCTGCCATGGTCACTTCAGCCGGCAAGCCGCGAGCGCTGGTGCTCGCGCCGTTCAGTCGCGTTTCCCTGGAAAGGCTCAAGGACGTGGCAGAGGTAACATATGAGAGCTGGCTGGACACGCGGGCCATCCAGGACCCGGAGGCCCTTGGACGCAGGCTGGCAGATGAGAATGCATCGTTGCTGATAATCGAGTCCGACTTCGTATTCGAGGAGACCCTCCATCTGGCGCCGTGCCTGCGGTTCATTGGCCTATGCAGGGGCTCCCTGCACCACCACATCGACATCGAAGCGGCGACCCGCGCAGGGGTTCTGGTAGTGAATACCCCCGGCAGAAATGCGCAGGCGGTGGCGGAGCACGCTATGGCGTTGATGTTCGCGCTTGCCCGCAGAGTACCCCAGTCGGACAGGTATGTTAAGGGTGGGGAATGGCGCGACCCCGCCGGGGCCTACGCTTCCCTCCGCGGCGTTGAGCTGGCAGGCGCAACGCTCGGCATTATCGGCCTTGGCGCAATCGGCAAGCGCCTGGCCACGATGGCCTTGGCCATCGGAATGCGCACCGTCGCGCACGACCCATATGTGAAGGATGCGCCCGGGAATGTCGAGCTTTTGTCGCTGGACGAGGTGCTGAAGAGGGCCGACTTTATATCCATCCACGTCCCCGGAACGCCGCCAACCGAAGGACTGATTGATGACCGGCGACTGGCCCTGATGAAGCCGACAGCCTACCTGGTCAACCTGTCTGACGCCGGTGTCGTGAGCCTTTGGGGGCTTGTGGAGGCCCTGCGCGGCAATCGCATCGCCGGAGCGGCGATGGACGTGTTCGAGACCCATCCCATCGCCCCTGACAGCCCGCTGCTCAGCCTGGACAACGTGGTCCTGACGCCTCACATAGGCGGCGCTACTGGGGAGACCATTGAGCGGCACAGCGAGATGGTTGTGAGCGACATCGTCCGATTCCTGGCAGGCAAGAGGCCAGTGAACCTGGTGAACCCCGAGGTGTGGAAGAGACTGTGA